In the genome of Populus alba chromosome 11, ASM523922v2, whole genome shotgun sequence, one region contains:
- the LOC118038330 gene encoding olee1-like protein, which yields MAQCFTVAAFVATALCFSSVLISSYAADYLEVEGKVYCDTCRVEFQTKISDAIPGAKVKLVCNNRENGTLTYTVEGTTDSSGTYRLPVAGDHEEDICEIRLVESPRADCNEPFKSVDSARILLTKNVGVVDNLRYANALGYMKKVAQPECAKVLQEMGFLPVEA from the exons ATGGCACAGTGTTTCACCGTTGCTGCCTTCGTTGCTACAGCTCTCTGCTTCTCCTCCGTTCTCATCTCCTCCTATGCTGCAGATTACTTAGAAGTCGAAGGCAAGGTTTACTGTGACACTTGCCGGGTTGAGTTTCAGACCAAGATCAGCGACGCCATTCCAG GTGCCAAGGTGAAACTGGTATGCAACAACCGTGAGAATGGCACATTGACATACACCGTGGAGGGCACGACTGACAGCAGCGGCACATACCGCCTACCCGTGGCGGGAGATCACGAGGAAGATATCTGTGAGATTAGGTTGGTGGAGAGCCCCAGAGCCGATTGCAATGAACCATTCAAGAGCGTTGATTCTGCTAGGATCCTCCTCACCAAGAACGTTGGAGTGGTGGATAATCTCCGATATGCCAATGCTCTTGGGTACATGAAGAAGGTGGCTCAACCAGAATGTGCAAAAGTACTCCAAGAAATGGGTTTCCTTCCTGTTGAGGCGtaa